The region AGCGGACGCCCCGGCTGGCATATCGAATGTTCGGCGATGATCGAGAAGCACTTCCAGGGCAACGGAGAGTACACCATCGACATCCACGGCGGCGGCGCCGACCTTCTTTTCCCCCACCACGAAAACGAAGCGGCCCAGACCCGCTGCGCCACGGGCCACGAGATCGCCAAATACTGGATGCACAACGGCTTCGTCCAGATCGACGGGGAAAAAATGTCCAAGAGCCTGGGCAACAGCTTTTTCCTCAAAGACGCCCTGGCGATCTATCCGGGAGAGCTCCTGCGCTTCTACCTCATCGGCGTTCATTACCGCAACGACTTCAACTTCAACGAAGTGGACCTCCAGGCAGCCAAAAAACGCCTGGACAAACTCTACCGTCTCAAAAAACGCCTCACTCCCGGCAAGGTCGGGGAAGCGGAAGCGGGCTTCGTCCAGGCGCTCAAAGAAGCGATGGCCGACGACCTGAACACTTCCAAAGCCCTGGCCATCGTGGACGAGATGGTCTCCGCCGCCAACGAAGCCCTCGACGCCAACCCCAGGGACAAAGTCCTCAAACGCACCCTGCTGGGCAACATCGCCTTCATCGACGAGCTGCTGGGCTTCGGAGGCTCCGACCCCTACGCCTGGTTCCAGCACGGGGTCAGTGAGGAGGAGCGCCAGGAGATCGAAGCGAAGATCGCCGAACGCGACGCGGCCAAAAAGGCCAAAGACTTCTCCAAAGCCGACACCATCCGGGATGAGCTTAAAGAGAAGGGGATCGCCCTGATGGATACCCCCGAGGGGACCAAGTGGGAGAAACTCTAAAAAGGAGTCAAGAATGGCGATAAGAGAAGCGATCCTGGGCGGAGGCTGTTTCTGGTGTCTCGATGCGGCTTTCCGGCAAGTCGACGGGGTAGTGGATGTGATCAGCGGCTACGCCAACGGCCACGTTGCAAACCCTACCTACAAAGAAGTCTGCACCGACACCACCGGCCACGCCGAAGTGGTCAAAGTACTCTACGACGATAGCAAGATCAGCTACCGGGACCTGCTGAAGATCTTCTACGCCATCCACGACCCCACCACCCTCAACCGCCAGGGAGCCGATTTCGGCAGTCAATACCGTTCCACCATCCTCTACCAAAACGAAGAAGAGAGAAAGATCGCCGAGGAAGTGACCGCCGAGGTGCAAAAAGGGCTGGAGCGAAAGATCGTCACCAGGATCGAGCCCCTCAAAAACTTCTACCCCGCCGAAGAGTATCACCAAAACTACTTCGCCAAAAACCCCCATCATGGCTACTGCCAAGTGGTCGTTGCCCCCAAGGTCCTCAAAGTACGTGAAAAATTCCCGGAGAAGGTCAAGCACTAAAGACTGTGCAATGAACCAGCAGATGCGACTTTAGTCGCATTGGTAAAGAAGGATGATGCTTTGATTTTAGCGACTGAAGTCGCTACCCCTAAGAGTAAACGAGGATAAGAAGCAGCATATCATCTTTACTCTCCCGAAAAGCTCACCTATCCCCCAAAGGATTATCACTCCGCTCTTTCTTTTTCCGCCGCTCAAAAGCAGCATTGGAGGGCGTATCGCTCACGCTAAACAGCCTATGTCCATAGAGTACACACCCCTTGCACCCCGGATCGCAGGGGTGCGACAGGAGCCGGCACCAGTCGGCGATCCCCTCGTGCGTCGTCTGATGTTGGCATCCCCATCCACTCGCCATCTTCGCCTCCTACTCGTAGCGTATTTCAAAACCGTCGTAGAGGAGATCGTCCTCGTCGAGGACTTCCACGGTAATATCCTCCACCTCACTCATAGGCGACCCTTCTTTGAGGGTTTGCAGCACCGCATCGAGCTGATCCTCACTGAGCCGCGCCACCACCTCCACCGTCCCATCGGGCAGATTGCGCACATAGCCCTGGATCCCCAGCGCCCTGAGCTTCTGGGCGACGAACTTGCGGTAAAAGACCCCCTGCACTCTTCCGTGAACGATAAAGCGATAACTCTCCACCTTTACCTCCGTTCTCTCCATTGAATCTCAAAGTGTTTTGATTATACATCAGTTTTGAAATCTTTGACCAGTCTTAAATGGCCTTTTGCCGGCCGATCAAATTTACGCATTGACAAAAACAGGGCAATGTATTAATATACCATCTATATAGGGAAGGAGAATCATATGGCACAATCATATGGCAAACAGACAGAAAAGGTAACATTCAATATCTCGGTTGAACTCAAAGAGAGGTTGCTTGCCTTGAAAAATGAGCTTCATGTTTCACTCTCAAGTCTCTATAACGAGGCCATAACCAAGTATCTCCGGGAAAAAGAGTTGGAAAAGTGGGAAAAAGGCGTCTCGATGGCTTTGAAAGATTCGGAATATAAAGCGCTAAACAAAGAGCTGGGTGCAGATGGAGGATCACTGCATGAGTATTGAGGCCAAGCAGGGGGAAGTGTGGATGGTTCGTTTCTACCCTCAAGTCGGTAGCGATATATCCAAACTGCGTCCGGCCATCATTATCAGTCACGATACAATCGGTCGTCTCCCGCTTAAAACCATCGTTCCCGTCACCGATTGGAAGCCCTCATATGAGCACTACCCCTGGATGATTCCAATCACTCCAAGTTCCACCAACGGCCTCTCAAAGCCCTCAGCAATCGATTGCTTTCAGATTAAAAATTTCTCGGATGATCGTTTTGTAGAAAAGATCGGGGTTATAGAGCTCACTCTACTTCAGAAGATTCATCAAACGGTTATGAAAACTTTGGATCCTCTTTTTTGAAGTCTTTTCGCTTTTCAAGATTTGGATAGTAACCGATTCCCATATTTCTTCCTTCAAGGATGTTATCAGTTATCACCTGACCCCTCTATCTTTATGAAAACGAGGGATTTCAACCATCTCCGATGGAGACACTATTATTAAGTAAACTCTCTTTTTCTTTTTGAAAAAAATGACCTTTTCCGAAAAAATTGTTTTCTTGGTGACCTATAGTATTTTCCATCTTCATCAAGGCTAATCTCCCCTGATGCTCTCAAATACTCCAGTCTATCAAAAATTGTTTCTCGAGTAGAATAGTCATATGGATAATTGATATAGCTGTTATTTTTTATTATATGTATGAATTCATCATAGCTTAAATGGTTGTTTTTTTTAATAAGATTTACTCTCAAAATCTCATCAAATAATTTTGCGGTAGCATCATATGCCTTACACATAATCTTCCTCCTTTACTAAAATTACACTATAGCCTTCTTCAGACATAAAATTGAATATCTCAATCTGTTCAACAATACTTAAACCATTAATTATATCTTTTACTTTTTCCACTTGGGTCATGATTATATCTTCTCCTCTTTCTGAAGTCACATCGATTTCTTTTCGTACTAAAAAACGTTTTAAAGTCTCAACTTTTCTCATAGCTTGCATTAGTGTATTTTTAATGTTTTCACTATCTATTCGTGCATTGACAAATTCAATAGATTCATCTAACAAATAATACACTAAAGATGTACTATTATAAAAACTGACAAAATGCAACCCAAGCTCTATTAAAAGTTGTTTCTTTAATTCCTCAACTTTTTCATGATCCTCGTTAGTGAAAAATAATATTTTCATATTTTCTAAAAATCTATTCTTAAGTCTTTCATCTACCGTTGATACCTCTTCGAAGTCTCTTATACTATCACTATATTCAATTTTAATATTATCTTTCACATTTGGAGTGCCGAGTTTGAAATCACGGATAGTGTATAATAGTCTTTTATTTCCTGATAATTTAGAATTTATTTTATGAACAATTCCTTTAATACTTTCATCATCTTCCTTTAAATTATTTACAGATACATAAGTATAAAAAAAATCGTCTATAAAATCATCGTTTTTAACATCAAAATAATTTCTCATTAATGAAAAAAAATCATCTTTGAATAATTCTTTATTATCCCATATAGTAATAAAGTTTTCTTCATCATCTAAAACATCTTTTAGACAATCCAATAAATAGTTTTCAATATCATTTCTTCTTGTATTTTTTTCTTCTAATTCATATCTAAAGTGTTTCAATAATCTTAAAAGCCAATTTTCTTCGAATTGATTTATTAAAGCCATTTTTACCATATCCAAAATATTATTATTCAAAACATATTCTAGTACATTAAAAAGTCCTGTAATATTATCTTCAAGAAGATATGTAATACGCGAACCAGCTTTATCGGTAGAGTCATTTTGCTGAACAAGATAGTCTTTTATCAGATATATCAATATATCTTCCAATAACATATTTGTTCTAATTACTTTGTGATGGAAAATAATTTCATTATAAGATTCATATCTTGAAACAAAAAAGTTCTCAATAGTAGAAAGAACAAAGTTTGGGAATAATAAATTAAAATTATTATCAAATTTTATATTATTAATTATCCTATTTTGATCAAAAGCCAATATTTTCAACCCGCTATGCAATACATCTCTTTGAACATAATCAATACGATCTGCATCAATGGCTCCATCAACTATTTGATGCAATTTTTTAAATTTAAACTCTTCTATAACCTTTTCTTGAAAAATCATAGAGACTAATTCTCTTATAATATAAATAATAATTTTTTCTTCTATCTCTATGCAATCATCAAGTATCTCATCAAAAATCAATAAACCAAGCTTTTCTCCAAGAAACTCATGAATAGGTATTTTTTTATTATTTTTATTATTTTCAATAAGTGATTTCAGTAATTCATAATAATAATTCTGTTTCTCTGTTAAATCACTATTCCTATCTAAATCAATTAAGTCTCCATATATCTCTTTTAAAACGTTTTCAAATAAATGGCTAAACGGCATGTGCCCAACATCATGTAGCAACCCTACAATTCGTATAGACTCCAGAAGAATTTGATAGAGAAACAACTTCCTGTCATCCGAATATTTAAATATACTTAATGTTTCATTTAAAATATATGAATTGTTACTTTTATAAAAATATTCACAGTTTATAGGTTTTGTATTTTCGACACAAAAACCTGTTAGCTCTTTTTTAAAATTATCAGATCCTGTTTTTAACTCTTGAATAATTCTAGAGTCCAATATATGATTGTTTATAATAGTTTCTACCTTTTGGAGCAGAGTGTTAATAGTTTCTACATCAGTATTTTTAACAATATTACAAAACATGACACCTGCTACATGCATTGTACCAACACTGTGAGAATATCGACTATGTTTCAAAGAAGGGAAAGAAAAATAAGAAGTTGATGTCTGCATAATATATTGCAAACGATTAAAAAGACCCGAGTTGATCACCCTGCTCTCTAATGGCGTTAATATAATATCAGTATGTATGGGATCATGTTTGATTCTCATATTTTTATTATAATATACTATTCTTAATAAACATCATTGGTAGATCTCTCTCTGAATAATCGAAAGAAACAAGTATAAAGAAACACATTATAAGGGTTAGCTGAACGTGCCTGCCCTCATGTATTGTAAATATCGTAGTGGTTCCCACGTTTAACGTGGGAACCAGCAAGGAGAAAAGATACGCAGTAGAGAAGAAGCCCTCTCTTAGAGCTTCGGCCCCGCCGAAGAGTAATCGAACTCACTCCCCCGGTCGTTGTAGCGGTTGAAGTTCTCGATGAACATCGCCGCCAGTTTGCGTAGCTGCTCGTCGTAAGCCTCTTTGTCTTCCCAGGTGTTGCGGGGATTGAGGACGGCGTTGTCGGCAACGCCTTCGAGGGCTTTGGGGATCTGGAGGTCGAAGACCGGCAGGGTTTCGAACTCGGCTTCGTTGATGGAGCCGTTGAGGATGCCGTTGATGCAGGCGCGGGTGTCTTTGATGCTCATCCGCTTACCCACGCCGTAGGGGCCGCCGGTCCAGCCGGTGTTGACCAGATAGACATTGACATCGTGCTCGTCGATCTTTTTACCCAGGAGCTCGGCATAGACCGTGGGATGCAGGGGGAGGAAGGCTTCGCCGAAGCAGGCGCTGAAGGTGGCTACCGGCTCGGTGATTCCCCGCTCGGTTCCGGCGACTTTGGCGGTGTAGCCGCTCAGGAAGTAGTACATCGCCTGCTCTTTGGTCAGTTTGCTCACCGGAGGAAGCACACCGAAAGCGTCGGCGGTGAGGAAGATGATGTTTTTGGGATGGCCGCCCATCAGAGTGCACTCGTGGTTCTCGATGTGCTCGATGGGATAGCTGACCCGGGTGTTCTCCGTCTTGGAGTCGTCGGAGTAGTCCACGTGGCCCTGCTCGTCGGCGACGACGTTTTCGAGCAGCGCGCCGGGGCGGATGGCGTTGTAGATCTCGGGCTCGCTGTTGGGGTCGAGGTTGATGACCTTGGCGTAGCAGCCCCCTTCGAAGTTGAAGACGCCCTCATCGTCCCAGCCGTGCTCGTCGTCACCGATCAGGCGGCGGTTGGGGTCAGTGGAAAGCGTAGTCTTTCCGGTACCGGAGAGGCCGAAGAAGAGGCAGACGTCATCGTCTTTGCCGATGTTGGCAGAGCAGTGCATGGAGAGCTTGCCCTCCAAGGGGAGCCAATAGTTCATCATCGTGAAAATCCCCTTCTTGATCTCTCCGCCGTACCAGGTACCGCCGATGATCGCTTCGTTCTGCTCGATATTGAAGGCGACGTAGACTTCGGAGTTGAGGCCCTGCTCTTTGAATTTGGGGTTGGTGGCTTTGCAGGCGTTGTAGAGCACGAAGTCGGGCTCGAAATTTTTTAGCTCCTCTTCGCTGGGCATGATGAACATATTTTCGATGAAGTGGGCCTGCCAGGCGATCTCGGTGACGAAGCGGATCGCCTTGCGGCTGCTCGGGCTGGCCCCGGCGTAGGCGTCGATGATGTAGAGATCTTTGCCCGAGAGTTGCTTCATCGTAATCTCACGAAGCTCCTGGTAAATCTCGGGAGTCAGAGGCTGGTTGATGGACCCCCAGGCGATATGCTCGTTGGAGGGGGGCTGCTCGACAAAGTATTTGTCTTTGGGACTGCGGCCGGTAAAGATCCCGGTATCGACCATAGCCGTACCGTTGTCGGTAAAGGCACACTCCCCTTTGACCTTTTCGTCTTCGGCGAGTTTCGCGTAATCAGGGTTGTAGATCACTTTCCCGATATTCTCGATGTCGAGCTTGTCCAATCCGTTGGGTTGCATGATAATTTTTATCTCCTCTGCAGATGATGTGCAATTATGCCGTATCTTAATTGAAGATCGACAACAGTACGCCGGCGGCCACAGCCGAACCGATCACTCCGGCCACATTGGGCCCCATGGCATGCATCAGCAGCACGTTGCCGGGGCGGGCCTCGGCGCCGACTTTGCTGACGACCCTCGCCGCCATCGGCACGGCGGAGACCCCTGCCGCGCCGATGAGGGGGTTGATGGGTTCCTTGCTGAAGTAGTTCATCAGCTTGGCCAACAAAACTCCCGCTGCAGTTCCCACCGCGAAGGCGACCAGCCCGATGACGAGAATACCCATCGTATCCAGGACCAGGAACTTGTCTGCCTGGAGCTTGGACCCCACACCCAGGCCCAGAAAGATGGTCGTGATGTTGATGAGGGAGTTTTGCATCTCGTGGCTGAGACGATCGACGACCCCCGACTCTTTGGCGAAGTTGCCGAAGGCGAAGGCACCGATCAGCGGGGTGGACTCCGGAAGCAGCATCGCCGAGAGCATCACGATCAGCAGCGGAAAGATCAGTTTTTCCCGTTTGTTCACTTTGCGCAATCTCGGCATCACGATCCGCCGTTCCTCTTCGGTCGTCAGCGCCTTCATAATCGGCGGCTGGATCACCGGGACCAGCGCCATATAGGAGTAGGCCGCCACGGCGATGGCTCCCAGCAGCTCCGGAGAGAGCGCCGAAGCGATGAAGATCGACGTCGGCCCGTCCGCCCCGCCGATAATCGAGATGGAGGCGCACTGTTTGAGGGTAAAATCGACCAGGCCCGTATATTGGGAGAGGGCCGCCGCCCCCACCAGCGAACCGAAGATACCGAACTGGGCCGCTCCGCCCAGCAGGGCCGTCTTCGGGTTGGAGAGCAAAGGGCCGAAATCGGTCATCGCCCCAACCCCCATAAAGATGATCAGCGGGAAAAATTCGTTGGCGATCCCCATATTGTAGATGATGCCCAGAAAGTTATCAGGCGCCGTCATATTGACCACGGGAATGTTGGCCAGCAGGCCGCCAAAGCCGATGGGAAGCAGCAGCAGCGGCTCGAACTTTTTGACGATCGCCAGATAGAAGAGGACGAATACGACCAGAAACATAATGATCCGCCCCCAACTCTGGGCGAAACGGCTCATCGCCTCCCCCTGGCCGTTTTTGGCTCCCTCTTTGGGCTTGACCAGGGCGTAGATGCCGGTGGTCTTGAAAAAATCTTTCAGCAGCTGAGTCAGGGGTTTGGAGACGTGGGTCTCTTTGACGGCCAGCTCCCGGGCGGGAGCCTGGGAGAGTTCCGAGGCGGCGGCGGGCTGAGCGGAAGAGCCCGAAGCCCAAACCTGCATCGTCCCCAGCAGGATCAAAAACGGAAAGATGAGATGTCGGATCATCGTCATGCCAGCGTCGCCAGGAGACGCCCCTCCTCGATCTGTTCGTTGGGTTCCACATCGATGGTGGCGACGGTCCCCTGCATGGGCGCGGCCACTTCGATCTCCATCTTCATCGCCTCCAGGATCATAATCGGCTCCCCCTCGTCGACATGATCGCCGGGTTTTTTGAGGATCTTCCAGACGGTACCGGGAGTTTGGGCCTCCACTTCGATCGTCCCTTTGCCGCCGGTGGGAGTCGCCGGCTTGGCCTCCGGGCTCTCTTTGGCGGAAGCGGAGGATTCCCCGGCCGGCTGGACCGTGATCTCCCCTTCCCCTTCGCTCACCTGCACACTGTACTTCTTGCCGTCGACGATTACGGTGTAATTCCCTGCCATCTCTGCTCCCTCGCTTTGCTTCGTTTCGTTTTGGGCACCCTTGCGCACCATCAGCGGCGATTCCCCTTTGAGGTAGGCGATCCCCTTCTTGTCACAGGCCGCCGCGATGAAAATATTCTCCTCCGTCGCTTCGATCCCCTCGGCCTGGAGCACCGCTTTCCAGTAGGCGATGGATTTCTTTTCGTCCCGGTCGGCGATATCCAGGGGATTCTCCTCGGTCGGTTCCAGATGGAGCTGCTCTCGGGCCAGCTCCACGATCTCGGGATCGGGAGGCATCGGGGTGCGGCCGAAATAGCCCAGCACCATCTTGCCGTATCCGGGGGCAATCTTCTTCCAGGGGCCGAACATCACGTTGGCGTAAGCCTGCTGCCAATAGAATTGACTCACCGGCGTCACCGAAGTGCCGTAGCCCCCCTTCTCCACCACCTCGGTCATCCCTTCGATCACTTCGTCGAATTTGTCGAGGTTGCCGCTGTCGCGCATCATCTGGGTATTGGCAGTGAGGGCACCTCCGGGCATCGGGGCGAAAGGGATGATGGGATTGACCCGGGTCGCTTCGGGCGGGATGAAATAATCTTTCAGGCACTCCCGAAAGCGCTTTTCATAGCGCCGAACCTTGTTCAGATCGAGGCCGCCCAGATCGTAGTCGGTCCCTTTGAGGGCATGCATCAGGGTCAGGATGTCGGGCTGGGAAGTTCCGCCGCTCACGGGTGCCGCCGCCAGGTCGATACCGTTGGCGCCCCCCTCCAGAGCCGCCAGGTAGCCGGCGACACTCACTCCGGCCGTTTCGTGGGTATGGAGGCGGATATGGGTATCTTCTCCCAGAAGCTGCCGTGCCATCCGGATCGTCTCGTAGACTTTATGGGGGTTGGAAGTGCCGCTGGCGTCTTTGAAGGCCACACTGTCGAAGACCAGGTCACTCTCGAGAATCTCCCGGAGCACCTTTTCGTAGAAGGCTACATCGTGCGCTCCCTTGCAGCCCGGCGGCAGATCCATCATCGTCACCACCACTTCGTGGGCCATGCCGTGCTTTTTGACGCAGGCGCCGCTGTATTGGAGGTTCTGCACATCGTTCAGGGCGTCGAAGTTGCGCACGGTCGTGGTCCCGTGCTTGGCGAAGAGTTTGGCGAAGAGGTCAATCATCTCCCGGCTGCCGGTATCGAGCATCACCGTATTGATTCCCCGAGCGAGGATCTGGAGATTGACATTGGGGCCCACCATCTCCCGGAAACGGTCCATCATTTCGAAGGCGTCTTCCCGGAGATAGAAGTAGAGGGTTTGGAAACGCGCACCCCCGCCGAACTCGAAGTGGGTGATCCCCGCTTCCAGAGCCGCTTCCACCGCGGGGAAGAAGTCTTCCATCAGCACCCGCCCGCCGAAGACCGACTGAAAGCCGTCCCGGAAACTGGTATCCATCACATCGATATACTTTTTCGCCATGATCAAGCCTTTCCGGCACGGGCTTTGCGGTATTCAGCCACCGCCGCGACGATCGCCGCGACCCGGGCCCCCTCTTCATCGTCCGCTTTGAGCGCCGGAGCAGCCTTCTGTCTTGAAGATTTTTCCGGGAAAAAGCGTTCGATGATCCAAGCCTGGAGGCGCATCAAAAGCACTAGGATATAGAGAAAGACAAAGACGATCCCCATCCCCAGTATCATAAACTTGATACTCTCCTCGACGAGATGGACTTCCATCCCCTCTCCTTTGCGTTGGCGATGGGTTATTGTAGGATAGATTAACCTTTATGACTCTTAAGGAATCTCTTTAGCGTCTTCTTTTTCGCTTTTTGCCGCTTTTGCTCTGGCGCTGGGTTGCTTCGAACTCCCCGAGCAGCGCTTCGAGCTCCTCTTCGTCATAGCCGATCCGATCGCTCTCGTCGAACTCTTCGGTCTCCAGGATATAGCTGATCGCTTTTTTGATAAAGGTACTCTGGTCCATATCGGACATTTTGGCCAGGACCTGGTCCACCATCGGGTGCAGCGCGGTCTCCTGAAGCTTTTGGCTGAGCATCTCGATCTGCTCGTCGCCGATGCTGCCGCTTCCGGCTACCTGGAGGGTCGCCAGCTTCATGTCGGCTCCTACCTCTTTGCGGATGCGCTGAAGCTCCCGGAACTCTTCCGTCGAAGCCAGGGTGATGGCCCGGCCCCGCTTGCCCGCCCGGCCCGTCCGGCCGATGCGGTGGACATAGCTCTGGGGATCGAAGGGGATATGGTAGTTGAAGACGTGGGTGACGTTTTTGATATCCAGTCCCCGGGCCGCGACGTCGGTGGCGATGAGGATCCGGGTCTCTCCCCGCCGGAAGGATTTGACGATGGCATCCCGCTCCATCTGGTCGATATCGCCGTGCAGCCCCGCCGCGTTGAAGCCCAGGGCTTTGAGTTCTTCGGCCAGGCGGTCCACCTCCCGCTTCATCCGGCAGAAGATCAGGGCTTTGTCGTAATTCTCCGTCTCCAGCAGCCGGACGATCGCTTCGTCGCGCTGATTTTCATTGATGACATAGTAATACTGCTCGATATCGACGTTTTTGGTGGTCTCTTCCCCGACGACGGAGATGAACTCCGGCTCATAGAGCAGCGTATCGGCGAGCTCTTTGATGGGATCGGGCATCGTCGCCGAGAAAAGCAGCGTCTGGCGGTTTTGGGGGATGTATTCGAAGATCTCCCGCACATCGTCGAGAAAGCCCATATCGAGCATCTCGTCCGCCTCGTCCAAAACCACCACTTCGGGGTTAAAGACATCGATTTTGCCCTTCTGGTAGAGGTCTTTGAGCCGTCCCGGGGTTGCCACGACGATCTGCACGCCCCGGTGGATCAGAGCGATCTGCCGACCGTAGCCTACGCCGCCATAGACCGCCAGAGTCCGGATCCCGGCGAAGCGCCCCAAATGGTAAAGCTCATCGCTGACCTGGGTCGCCAACTCCCGCGTGGGGGTGATTACCAAAGCCCGCTCGATCTCTCCCCGGGCGATCCGGTCGAGGATCGGCAGACCGAAGGCTGCGGTCTTTCCGGTCCCGGTGTGGGCCTGACCCACCAGATCACGCCCCTCCAGGATGATGGGGATCGCCTCTTTCTGGATCGGGCTGGGCTCTTTGAAGCCGGCGATGCGGACTCCCTTGGCCACCTCCGGGTGCAAGTCAAAATCTTTAAATGTCATATACATTCCTTTCTCGTTCAGGGGCAGATCCCCTCTTTCGTTCAAAAGCAGACTTCACGAAGTGATTCCATTCTTTTGAACCTCCTCAATCCCTCTAAAGAGACTGAAGAAATCCAAAGTCATAGACCATTAACGGCATTAAATAGAAATTTCTAGTAACTAGTTACTAGTTTCCTAGTTACTAGTTACTAGTTTCTCAATTCTCCATCTTCCATCCTCAATCCTCAATCCTCCATCCACTAAAAGTACCAAAGCAAAAAGGCCCCGAAGAGTATCCGGTAGATGCCGAAGGGAACGAAGGTAAATCGGGAGAGAAAGGCCAGGAAGAGTTTGATGGTGATCCAGGCGACCGCAAAGGCGGTGACGAATCCCGCCAGATAGACCCCCCAATCAGCCTGGGCGAACTCGTGATAGTGTTTGAGCAGATCGAAACCGCTCACCGCCGCCATCACCGGGATCGCCAGCAAAAAGGAGAACTCCGCCGAAGCTTTGCGGTCAAGCCCCGCAAGCAGCCCGCCGATGATCGTCGCTCCCGCCCGGGAGGTGCCGGGGATCAGGGCGAAGACCTGGGCGATGCCGATGGCCAGCGCCTGGCGGTAGCTGACTTTTTCCACATCCCGCACCCGGTGGGGATACTCCTCGTCGTAGAAATACTCCACGATCAAAAAGATCACCCCGCCGATGATGAACATCCAGGCCACCACTTCCACACTGAAGAGCGCTTTGATCTGGTGTCGGAAGATGAAGCCCACGATCCCCAGAGGTAAAAAGGCCAGGATCAACTTCTTCCACAATTCGAGATGGCGCAAACTCAGCTTTTCGCGATAGACCAGCATCACCGCCAGGATCGCGGCGAACTGGATAATGACGTCAAAAGCCTTGGTCAAATCGCTCTGAGCCACCCCCAGAAACTTCTCCGCCACGATCATATGCCCCGTAGAAGAGATAGGTAGAAACTCGGTAAAGCCCTCGATGATTCCGATGATAATTGATTGGAAATAGTCCATTTTACTCTCTAATTTGTGTTAAGTGCTACGTGCTACGTGTTAAGTTTTCACTTTCCGATCGCAAGTCGCTAGCACGGGGCTACGCCCCTCACGTCGCAGGATTTTTATGTAGGATATTTTCTCAATCCAAAATCTTCCCGCGTTCCTCACTCCTCACTCCTCGTTCCTCATTCGAGGCAGAGCCTCGCTAAATCATCCTCGCGAAGTATCCCTCTTCCTTGGCCATCAACTCTTCGGGTCTCCCCTGGTCGGCCAGGTGCCCGTCTTCAAGGACGAAGACGTACTCCGCCTTTTCGATGGTGCTGAGGCGGTGGGCGATGGTGATGACGGTTTTGGGAGCCAGATAAGCCTGCAGCGCTTCAAAAAGCTTCGCTTCGGTGTGCACATCCAGTGCGGACGTGGATTCATCGAAGATGACCACCTCCGGGTCGAGCAGAATCATTCGGGCAATGGCTACCCGCTGACGCTGACCGCCGCTGAGTCGCACTCCGTCGCGTCCGACCATCGTGTCGAGCCCCGCTTCCAGGGTCTCGATCAGATCCTCCAGCTGGGCGATCCGGATCGCCTCGGCGATCTTCTCTTCGGGCACGTCCCTGCCCAGCGTGAGGTTAAACCGCATTGTATCATTAAAGAGCTTGGGGTGCTGAAGGATCACATGCACGTGCTCCCGGATCGTCGGCAGGGCGATCCGGTCGTGGGGGACCTCGTCATAGAGGATCCTCCCCTCCTC is a window of Nitratifractor salsuginis DSM 16511 DNA encoding:
- a CDS encoding DEAD/DEAH box helicase codes for the protein MTFKDFDLHPEVAKGVRIAGFKEPSPIQKEAIPIILEGRDLVGQAHTGTGKTAAFGLPILDRIARGEIERALVITPTRELATQVSDELYHLGRFAGIRTLAVYGGVGYGRQIALIHRGVQIVVATPGRLKDLYQKGKIDVFNPEVVVLDEADEMLDMGFLDDVREIFEYIPQNRQTLLFSATMPDPIKELADTLLYEPEFISVVGEETTKNVDIEQYYYVINENQRDEAIVRLLETENYDKALIFCRMKREVDRLAEELKALGFNAAGLHGDIDQMERDAIVKSFRRGETRILIATDVAARGLDIKNVTHVFNYHIPFDPQSYVHRIGRTGRAGKRGRAITLASTEEFRELQRIRKEVGADMKLATLQVAGSGSIGDEQIEMLSQKLQETALHPMVDQVLAKMSDMDQSTFIKKAISYILETEEFDESDRIGYDEEELEALLGEFEATQRQSKSGKKRKRRR
- a CDS encoding undecaprenyl-diphosphate phosphatase, which encodes MDYFQSIIIGIIEGFTEFLPISSTGHMIVAEKFLGVAQSDLTKAFDVIIQFAAILAVMLVYREKLSLRHLELWKKLILAFLPLGIVGFIFRHQIKALFSVEVVAWMFIIGGVIFLIVEYFYDEEYPHRVRDVEKVSYRQALAIGIAQVFALIPGTSRAGATIIGGLLAGLDRKASAEFSFLLAIPVMAAVSGFDLLKHYHEFAQADWGVYLAGFVTAFAVAWITIKLFLAFLSRFTFVPFGIYRILFGAFLLWYF